CAGCTTATCAACTGGGGACAAAACTATCTCCTATAATGCCTGTATGGCTCAACTATTTTTTGTCATCCTTTTTGGAGCCACAGAATTTTTTCTCCTGgccgccatgtcctatgaccgctacgtggccaccTGCAAACCCTTACATTATGCGACCATCATGAACAGCAGAGTCTGTGGATGGCTTGTCAGCTGCTGCTGGATAGCAGGTTGGTTGGTCATATTTCCACCACTGTGCCTGGGCCTAAACctggaattctgtgactctaATATCATCGATCATTTTGCCTGTGATGCTTCTCCTTTGCTGAAGATATCTTGTTCAGACACACAGTTCTTAGAACAGATGACTATTGCCCTTGCTGTGCTGACTGACATCATGACACTTCTGTGTGTAGTTATGTCGTATACCTACATCATCAAGACCATCATAAAGTTCCCTTCTGCCCAGCAAAAGATGAAGGCCTTCTCTACCTGCTCTTCTCACTTGATAGTGGTTTCTATTACCTTTGGCAGTTGTATCTTCATCTATGTCAAACCTTCAGCAAAGGATGATATCAAAATTAATGTGTGTGTCCGTGCTCTCTACTTCAGTTTCCCCCATGTTAAACCCATTTATTTATACCCTGAGGAACAAGCAAGTGAAACGAGCTTTCACAGACTTAATCAAAAGAATTTCATTGATCTCAAAGACATAAAGGAATGTTGAAAGTCACCatcaaatataaatacaaaaagagtAGTGCACCTTAAAGTCATaatcatcaattcttttttttttttttttcttcttctgccacATCACACTctaagcctatggaagt
Above is a window of Sus scrofa isolate TJ Tabasco breed Duroc chromosome 5, Sscrofa11.1, whole genome shotgun sequence DNA encoding:
- the LOC110260675 gene encoding olfactory receptor 6C2-like, whose translation is MRNRTSLSTFILLGLTGDPQMQLLIFIFLFVSYTLSITGNMTIIILTLVDSRLKTAMYFFLKHFSFLETFFTTVCIPRFLYSLSTGDKTISYNACMAQLFFVILFGATEFFLLAAMSYDRYVATCKPLHYATIMNSRVCGWLVSCCWIAGWLVIFPPLCLGLNLEFCDSNIIDHFACDASPLLKISCSDTQFLEQMTIALAVLTDIMTLLCVVMSYTYIIKTIIKFPSAQQKMKAFSTCSSHLIVVSITFGSCIFIYVKPSAKDDIKINVCVRALYFSFPHVKPIYLYPEEQASETSFHRLNQKNFIDLKDIKEC